A region from the Triticum urartu cultivar G1812 chromosome 1, Tu2.1, whole genome shotgun sequence genome encodes:
- the LOC125549002 gene encoding putative pentatricopeptide repeat-containing protein At3g23330, with protein sequence MRPLPAFTISRLAAVGADPCGVPLPVFNSLLSSLAFSDPSHAHLPLHLFRRLLLLPARRPDAFTLSSLASSFLPLHPRSHAAASLHAFSLRLGLLHADPVLTNSILLLYLRSPHRSSTSGTALCLFDEMPARTASTYNTLISHAPAGIDLRSLARHMVADGLCPDRFTVSALLSACASEREGRELHCFAVKRGMCGDGDFHVSSGFVSMYCRVSRPDLARRVFDRMHQRNVVSWTAMVGGYAENGMFEDAAKAFRAMWAVDGILPNRVALISVLSAVEGLMGLAEGKQVHGFAARMGLYGEVSLNNALVDMYAKGGALRYARRIFDDGTWRKDVISWGSMVLGYGLHGMGMEAVALFDQMHASGVKPDSIVGLGVLSACCRAGLVLKGLEIYNSLVKDHKVHPTEEMSACVVDLLGRSGLIDHALDFIKSMSVEPGPSVWGALLDASVIHSNKETEDLACRSLLRLEEESPSNLVSVSNLHASSGRWNIVEQVRAKIKHGTLKKTPGRSWVNAAI encoded by the coding sequence ATGCGGCCACTCCCGGCGTTCACGATCtcccgcctcgccgccgtcggCGCGGACCCCTGCGGCGTGCCGCTCCCCGTCTTCAACTCCCTCCTCTCCAGCCTCGCCTTCTCCGACCCCTCCCACGCGCACCTGCCGCTCCACCTcttccgccgcctcctcctcctcccagccCGCCGCCCGGACGCCTTCACGCTCTCCTCCCtcgcctcctccttcctccccctccACCCCCGCTcccacgccgccgcctccctccacGCCTTCTCCCTCCGGCTCGGCCTCCTGCACGCCGACCCCGTCCTCACCAACTCCATCCTGCTCCTCTACCTCCGCTCgccccaccgctcctccaccTCCGGCACGGCGCTCTGCCTGTTCGACGAAATGCCCGCCCGCACCGCCTCCACCTACAACACGCTCATCTCCCACGCCCCCGCTGGCATCGACCTCCGGTCCCTGGCGCGCCACATGGTCGCGGACGGGCTCTGCCCGGACAGGTTCACGGTCTCGGCGCTCCTGTCCGCGTGCGCGTCCGAGCGCGAGGGCAGGGAGCTGCATTGCTTTGCCGTCAAGCGCGGGATGTGCGGCGACGGCGATTTCCATGTCAGCAGCGGGTTTGTCTCCATGTACTGCAGGGTCTCCCGGCCAGACCTTGCGCGCAGGGTTTTTGACAGGATGCATCAGAGGAATGTCGTCTCGTGGACTGCCATGGTGGGAGGGTACGCCGAGAATGGCATGTTTGAGGATGCGGCGAAGGCTTTCCGGGCAATGTGGGCGGTTGATGGTATTCTGCCGAATAGGGTCGCGTTGATCAGTGTGCTGTCGGCTGTCGAGGGCCTCATGGGCTTAGCAGAGGGCAAGCAAGTGCATGGTTTCGCCGCGAGGATGGGGCTCTATGGGGAGGTGTCCCTCAACAATGCTTTGGTTGATATGTATGCAAAGGGCGGAGCCTTGCGTTATGCAAGGCGCATTTTCGATGATGGTACTTGGCGCAAAGATGTCATCTCTTGGGGTTCAATGGTACTTGGTTATGGCCTTCATGGTATGGGTATGGAGGCAGTTGCCTTGTTTGATCAGATGCATGCTTCTGGGGTTAAGCCAGACAGCATAGTTGGTCTGGGTGTGCTTTCCGCGTGCTGCAGGGCAGGATTGGTGTTGAAGGGACTTGAGATATACAACTCCCTGGTGAAGGATCATAAAGTCCATCCAACCGAGGAGATGTCTGCTTGCGTAGTTGATTTACTGGGGCGTTCTGGGTTGATTGACCATGCCTTGGACTTCATAAAGTCAATGAGCGTAGAGCCAGGCCCTAGTGTATGGGGAGCACTTCTGGATGCCTCTGTTATTCACAGTAACAAAGAGACTGAAGATTTAGCTTGCAGGTCTCTTCTTAGATTGGAAGAAGAGAGCCCATCAAATCTTGTCTCGGTATCTAACCTACACGCCTCTTCTGGTAGGTGGAATATTGTTGAACAAGTGAGGGCAAAGATTAAACACGGAACATTGAAGAAAACACCTGGTCGCAGTTGGGTAAATGCAGCAATATAG